One window from the genome of Lachancea thermotolerans CBS 6340 chromosome B complete sequence encodes:
- the ATF2 gene encoding alcohol O-acetyltransferase (similar to uniprot|P40353 Saccharomyces cerevisiae YOR377W ATF1 Alcohol acetyltransferase with potential roles in lipid and sterol metabolism responsible for the major part of volatile acetate ester production during fermentation): MTTSQADTKLEELEKRGHARRLGNLENYFALGQRQDLYSNFGMFCELDRACSENELAEALRGMCLEYPLLLHTVLEKKEAQDVNFYQTSEYLSKPWPQHDYIRVLQRVRFADVLLNDQEEYAEIVNAALKEFASNGGQYSSEVFELINKVRIPYCHNSRPNWRIMCFPEEGNAQSREWRKILLLSNHCSSDGMSSANFFHDLQDHLNNLPPSLPQADVIFDYSQDHETLGKLPAPIETQISYVGPKSYFAQLVGNQVLREYFGYKSPTPPIPRVNEPGGNDFYSYFLKITPSEVAAVKKKLKNKLDPSCTLTPFFQACWFAALYKSGIVFSKSFSQQLSNIMVAMNTAQLLPEDKQLKKQYRYGANVGGSHYNYQISSFNVADKPEAFWKLVRYYQDVFVDAKRKKHFLYPLGALMIDSIYKTKNIDLAVTNSILGKSRLGTMLSNVGYFPQKARATVGGFHIQDLIFAQTTGSFRFTFDINLCATDIGGLNITACVAEGALPTREDWKKLCELFKTIILES; encoded by the coding sequence ATGACGACATCTCAAGCTGACACGAAGTTAGAAGAACTCGAGAAGAGGGGCCACGCCCGGAGGCTGGGAAATCTGGAAAACTACTTTGCCCTCGGGCAGCGCCAGGATCTGTACTCAAACTTCGGGATGTTCTGCGAGCTGGACCGCGCATGTTCGGAGAACGAGCTTGCAGAAGCGCTCCGGGGCATGTGTCTGGAATACCCCCTACTGCTGCACACGGTGTTGGAGAAAAAGGAAGCGCAGGACGTGAATTTCTACCAAACGTCGGAGTACCTGTCGAAGCCGTGGCCACAGCACGACTACATTCGGGTGCTTCAGAGGGTGCGTTTTGCCGACGTCCTACTTAACGATCAGGAGGAGTATGCCGAGATCGTTAACGCCGCGCTGAAGGAGTTTGCGAGTAACGGCGGGCAGTACTCCAGCGAGGTGTTCGAGCTGATTAACAAAGTGCGGATCCCCTACTGCCACAACTCAAGGCCCAATTGGCGTATTATGTGTTTCCCTGAAGAAGGCAACGCTCAAAGCCGCGAGTGGCGCAAgatcctgctgctgtctAACCATTGCTCAAGCGACGGCATGTCATCTGCCAACTTTTTTCACGATCTACAAGACCACCTCAACAATCTCCCTCCCTCGCTCCCCCAGGCTGACGTTATTTTCGACTACTCACAGGACCACGAAACGCTGGGAAAACTGCCGGCCCCGATCGAAACTCAGATCAGCTACGTGGGCCCAAAGTCTTATTTCGCGCAGCTAGTTGGTAACCAGGTCCTACGTGAATACTTTGGTTACAAGTCCCCAACTCCGCCGATTCCGAGGGTCAACGAACCTGGCGGAAACGACTTTTACAGctatttcttgaaaatcaCGCCTAGCGAAGTTGCGgctgtcaaaaaaaagctcaagaacaagctggATCCTTCGTGTACTCTAACTCCGTTCTTTCAGGCTTGCTGGTTCGCGGCCTTGTACAAAAGTGGGATTGTTTTCAGCAAGTCCTTCTCCCAACAGCTATCCAACATCATGGTGGCCATGAATACCGCTCAGCTTTTGCCAGAAGAcaagcagctcaaaaagcagtATAGATACGGCGCGAACGTCGGGGGTTCACATTACAACTACCAAATATCTTCTTTCAACGTTGCAGATAAGCCAGAAGCATTCTGGAAACTGGTCAGATACTACCAGGACGTATTTGTTGACGCGAAACGGAAAAAGCATTTCCTGTACCCACTCGGCGCGCTCATGATTGACTCCATCTATAAAACGAAGAACATTGATCTTGCTGTGACCAATAGCATATTAGGCAAATCGCGTCTAGGCACGATGCTGAGTAACGTTGGATATTTCCCCCAAAAGGCAAGGGCCACTGTGGGTGGCTTTCACATTCAAGACCTGATCTTCGCGCAAACGACAGGCAGCTTTAGGTTCACTTTTGATATCAACCTCTGTGCGACCGATATCGGCGGCCTCAACATTACCGCGTGCGTCGCAGAGGGCGCATTGCCTACGAGAGAGGATTGGAAGAAGCTGTGTGAGCTGTTCAAGACAATCATATTGGAAAGCTGA